Proteins encoded together in one Flavobacterium keumense window:
- a CDS encoding sodium:solute symporter: MSPNLILLFILFYFGTLFYISHAVSKKDSGNDVFFTANKNSKWYLVAFGMIGTALSGVTFISVPGEVGSPNGEQFKYFQFILGNAIGFIVVAKLLLPLYYRMNLTSIYGYIEQRMGFYSYRTAASIFLVSRTISSAFRLYLVVIVLQRYVFDYYNIPFAATVLISLLLIFSYTYKGGLKTIIITDTLQTFFLVASVFMTIFFICSSLDLSVVSAFEEVKNSNYSKIFFLEDFIGSKFHFVKQILGGMFVTIAMVGLDQDLMQKNLSCKNIGEAQKNMFSFTTIFVIINLFFLSVGALLYIYATKNNIQVPLDLVTNKPRTDLLFPEIALHHLATFPAIVFLLGLIAATFATTDSALTALTTSFCVDFLGMDKVENSQKENLVRTRHIVHFAFSACMFLVILVFNAINDSSVVGMIFRVASYTYGPLLGLYTFGLFMKSKKVNDRLVPFICLLSPALTFLINENSVNLLGGYVFDNELIILNTLITFTGLLLTSKTVADKYHF, from the coding sequence ATGAGTCCAAACCTTATCCTACTTTTTATTCTATTCTACTTTGGAACTCTTTTTTACATCTCTCATGCTGTGAGTAAAAAAGATAGTGGAAACGATGTGTTTTTTACTGCCAATAAAAACTCCAAATGGTATTTAGTAGCTTTTGGAATGATTGGCACCGCACTTTCTGGAGTAACTTTTATTTCTGTTCCTGGTGAAGTAGGCTCGCCTAATGGAGAACAATTCAAATATTTTCAGTTTATCTTAGGAAATGCTATTGGATTTATTGTTGTAGCTAAATTGCTTTTACCACTTTATTACCGAATGAACTTAACTTCCATATACGGTTATATCGAACAGCGAATGGGATTTTATAGTTACCGAACAGCAGCTTCTATATTTTTGGTAAGTCGTACTATTTCTTCTGCCTTTCGATTGTATTTGGTGGTGATTGTTTTGCAACGATATGTTTTTGATTATTATAACATCCCATTTGCAGCTACGGTATTAATTTCGTTGCTATTGATTTTTTCCTACACTTACAAAGGAGGTTTAAAAACCATCATCATTACTGATACGTTGCAAACATTCTTCTTAGTCGCTTCAGTATTTATGACCATTTTTTTCATTTGTAGTAGCTTAGATTTAAGTGTGGTTAGCGCTTTTGAAGAAGTAAAAAATAGCAACTATTCTAAAATCTTTTTCCTTGAAGATTTTATCGGAAGTAAATTTCATTTTGTAAAACAAATTCTGGGCGGAATGTTTGTAACCATTGCAATGGTGGGATTAGATCAAGATTTGATGCAAAAGAACCTAAGTTGTAAGAACATTGGCGAAGCACAAAAAAACATGTTTAGTTTTACGACAATATTTGTAATCATCAACTTATTTTTCTTAAGTGTTGGTGCTTTGCTTTACATATATGCTACCAAAAATAACATTCAAGTTCCGTTGGATTTGGTTACCAATAAACCGCGAACCGATTTACTTTTTCCTGAAATAGCTTTACACCATTTGGCTACCTTTCCTGCTATTGTTTTCCTATTGGGACTAATTGCTGCCACTTTTGCCACAACCGATTCAGCTTTAACCGCTCTAACCACTTCTTTTTGTGTGGACTTTTTAGGAATGGATAAAGTGGAGAACAGTCAGAAAGAAAATTTAGTTCGAACACGACACATTGTTCATTTTGCTTTTTCAGCTTGTATGTTTTTGGTCATATTAGTTTTTAATGCTATTAATGATAGTTCGGTTGTTGGAATGATTTTTAGAGTGGCATCCTACACCTACGGACCGCTCTTAGGATTATATACTTTTGGTTTATTTATGAAATCTAAAAAAGTGAATGACCGTTTAGTACCTTTCATTTGTTTACTATCTCCTGCATTAACCTTTCTTATCAACGAAAATTC